In Pseudomonas putida, a genomic segment contains:
- a CDS encoding MFS transporter has product MSQTCTASLSDASPGRLPLSGLLALAMTGFIAILSETLPAGLLDQIAEGMHISQAMAGQWVTAYALGSLLTAIPLVTLTQSWFRRRALLLAILGFVLFNGLTALSSNNTLTLALRFLTGAAAGLAWGLIAGHARRMVPVALQGRAMAVAMLGQPIALSLGLPIATWLGAGLGWRATFAVVTLAALLLVAWVLRAVPDYPGHAADRRPAAGQVLRTPGVARVLLVILAWILGHNILYTYIVPLLAAAGMATQVGPVLMVFGVAALAGIGLVGVLVDRHLRPLVLLSLGAFALAALALGQASALWLYLGVALWGLTYGGAPTLLQTACADAAGEGGDVAQSMLVTVWNSAIALGGIIGGLLLTGAGAPAFGPVVLVFIGAAWALAWTGRRAGFSTGAR; this is encoded by the coding sequence ATGTCCCAGACCTGCACTGCGTCGCTGTCCGATGCCAGCCCCGGCCGTCTGCCCCTGAGCGGCCTGCTGGCCCTGGCGATGACCGGCTTCATCGCCATTCTCAGTGAAACCTTGCCGGCGGGGCTGCTCGACCAGATCGCCGAGGGCATGCACATCAGCCAGGCCATGGCCGGGCAGTGGGTCACCGCCTATGCGCTGGGCTCGCTGCTGACGGCGATCCCCCTGGTAACCCTGACCCAGAGCTGGTTCCGTCGGCGAGCGCTATTGCTGGCGATCCTTGGCTTCGTCCTGTTCAATGGCTTGACCGCGCTTTCGTCGAACAACACCCTGACCCTGGCGCTGCGCTTTCTCACCGGCGCCGCGGCAGGCCTGGCCTGGGGCCTGATCGCCGGACATGCACGGCGCATGGTGCCGGTCGCCCTGCAAGGGCGGGCGATGGCCGTGGCCATGCTGGGTCAGCCGATTGCCCTGTCACTGGGGTTGCCGATCGCCACCTGGCTGGGTGCCGGATTGGGCTGGCGCGCCACCTTTGCCGTGGTCACGCTGGCGGCGTTACTGCTGGTGGCCTGGGTGCTGCGAGCGGTGCCCGACTATCCGGGCCATGCCGCCGATCGACGTCCTGCTGCGGGCCAGGTGCTACGCACGCCCGGTGTAGCGCGCGTGCTGCTGGTGATCCTGGCATGGATCCTTGGCCACAACATCCTCTACACCTACATCGTGCCCTTGCTGGCTGCCGCCGGCATGGCGACCCAGGTCGGCCCGGTACTGATGGTATTCGGCGTGGCAGCGCTGGCCGGAATCGGCCTGGTCGGGGTGCTGGTCGACCGCCACCTGCGGCCGCTGGTGCTGCTCAGCCTTGGCGCCTTTGCCCTGGCCGCGCTGGCGCTGGGGCAGGCGAGCGCCCTCTGGTTGTACCTCGGCGTGGCGCTGTGGGGCCTGACCTACGGCGGTGCGCCCACGCTGTTGCAGACAGCCTGCGCCGATGCGGCGGGTGAGGGCGGCGACGTGGCCCAGTCGATGTTGGTGACGGTGTGGAACAGCGCCATCGCCTTGGGAGGCATCATCGGCGGGCTCCTGCTTACCGGCGCTGGCGCCCCGGCCTTCGGGCCGGTGGTATTGGTGTTCATCGGCGCTGCCTGGGCGTTGGCCTGGACGGGCCGGCGGGCGGGCTTCAGCACAGGAGCGCGGTAA
- a CDS encoding YqcI/YcgG family protein codes for MFTGYGNCYRLDALELTSEHVRNTQHWTYKTIEHFRGILANPDFPCLFGRKAVASQSCHILFARAEHLADDIARGLSDYVALVIPVPLKQRIGSPLVVFLETTGDSTLAQQQALAWKVLRGVHARDPQPWPQAMPTDPEDSDWSFCYAGMPLFINMNFPGHQQMKSRNLGPHITFVINPRENFDEVANAATESGKRIRARIRDRVRHYNDGVVPDTLGAFGEEGNYEWKQYQLQEQGSLNPSRCPFHAHATTDTVTEN; via the coding sequence ATGTTTACGGGTTATGGAAATTGCTATCGCCTGGACGCGCTAGAGCTCACCTCTGAACATGTCCGGAACACCCAACACTGGACGTACAAGACCATAGAACACTTTCGCGGCATTCTCGCCAATCCCGACTTTCCCTGCCTCTTCGGGCGCAAGGCGGTCGCCTCGCAAAGCTGCCACATCCTGTTCGCCCGCGCCGAGCATCTGGCCGACGATATCGCCCGGGGCTTGTCCGACTATGTCGCCCTCGTCATCCCTGTCCCCCTCAAGCAGCGCATCGGCAGCCCGCTGGTGGTATTTCTCGAAACAACCGGCGACAGCACCCTGGCGCAGCAGCAGGCACTGGCGTGGAAGGTACTGCGCGGCGTGCACGCGCGCGACCCACAACCCTGGCCGCAGGCCATGCCCACCGACCCCGAGGATAGCGACTGGTCGTTCTGCTATGCCGGCATGCCGCTGTTCATCAACATGAACTTCCCCGGCCACCAGCAGATGAAAAGCCGCAACCTGGGCCCGCACATCACCTTCGTCATCAACCCAAGGGAGAACTTCGACGAAGTTGCCAATGCCGCGACCGAAAGCGGCAAACGCATCCGTGCGCGCATCCGCGACCGGGTTCGCCACTACAACGATGGCGTGGTGCCCGACACGCTGGGCGCTTTCGGCGAAGAAGGCAACTACGAATGGAAGCAGTACCAGTTGCAGGAACAGGGGTCGCTCAACCCCTCGCGCTGCCCCTTCCACGCCCATGCGACAACCGATACCGTGACCGAGAACTGA
- a CDS encoding copper chaperone PCu(A)C — protein sequence MAVSLQPIKRGLAAIALLGMALPALAQTTVSEAWVRATVAHQPSTGAFMTLTASSDSKLVSVASPVAKTVQVHEMTMNGDVMGMREVKAVELPAGKAVSLDPNGLHVMLTGLNQQVKEGDKVPLTLTIEDAKGGKETLDVQAEVRPLNAEAGAGHDHMHMNH from the coding sequence ATGGCTGTTTCACTGCAACCGATCAAGCGCGGCCTGGCCGCCATCGCCTTGCTGGGCATGGCGCTGCCAGCCCTGGCCCAGACCACCGTGAGCGAAGCCTGGGTGCGCGCCACCGTGGCGCACCAGCCGTCCACCGGCGCGTTCATGACCCTCACCGCCAGTAGCGACAGCAAGCTGGTGAGCGTCGCCTCGCCGGTGGCCAAGACCGTGCAGGTGCACGAGATGACCATGAACGGCGATGTCATGGGCATGCGCGAGGTGAAGGCCGTCGAGCTGCCTGCCGGCAAGGCGGTGAGCCTTGACCCCAACGGGCTGCACGTGATGCTGACGGGCCTGAACCAGCAGGTCAAGGAAGGCGACAAGGTACCGCTGACCCTGACCATCGAAGATGCCAAGGGTGGCAAGGAAACCCTGGACGTGCAGGCCGAGGTACGCCCGCTCAACGCTGAGGCTGGCGCCGGTCACGACCACATGCACATGAACCACTGA
- the nfuA gene encoding Fe-S biogenesis protein NfuA: MSAITITDAAHDYLADLLSKQNTPGIGIRVFITQPGTQYAETCIAYCKPGEEKPDDTAVGLKSFTAYIDAVSEPFLEDALVDYATDRMGGQLTIKAPNAKVPMVNEDSPINERINYYLQTEINPGLASHGGQVSLVDVVDDGIAVLQFGGGCQGCGQADVTLKDGIERTLLERIPELKGVRDVTDHTQKENAYY; the protein is encoded by the coding sequence ATGAGCGCTATAACCATTACTGACGCCGCCCATGATTACCTGGCCGATCTGCTCTCCAAGCAGAACACGCCTGGCATCGGCATCCGTGTCTTCATCACCCAGCCGGGCACCCAGTACGCCGAGACCTGCATCGCCTATTGCAAGCCCGGCGAAGAAAAGCCCGACGACACCGCCGTGGGCCTGAAAAGCTTCACCGCCTACATCGACGCGGTCAGCGAGCCGTTCCTCGAGGACGCGCTGGTCGACTACGCCACCGACCGCATGGGCGGCCAGTTGACCATCAAGGCGCCGAACGCCAAGGTGCCGATGGTCAACGAAGACAGCCCGATCAACGAGCGTATCAACTACTACCTGCAAACCGAGATCAACCCGGGCCTGGCCAGCCACGGCGGCCAGGTGAGCCTGGTGGACGTGGTCGACGACGGCATCGCGGTGCTGCAGTTCGGGGGAGGGTGCCAAGGCTGCGGTCAGGCCGACGTGACGCTCAAGGACGGCATCGAGCGCACCTTGCTCGAGCGTATCCCAGAGCTCAAGGGCGTGCGTGACGTGACCGACCATACCCAGAAAGAAAACGCCTACTACTAA
- a CDS encoding AraC family transcriptional regulator has protein sequence MSRPLREQTHLWQAPALGDVEMLHARYYQQRFAPHVHEGYVFTVIESGAQRFWHRGSEHLAPQGSMVLINPDELHTGATAHEAGWRYRGLYPEQARVSGVLDELELGRHGMPHFKASVIHDPALAGAFSHLHRLSESAASALEQQTAWRQAVLALVQRHGHCAEPATPGNEPLAVARARELLESRLADPPSLETLAAAVNLSPFHFARVFRQATGLPPHAWLKQRRLARAREFLRSGLAACDVACTLGFTDQSHLSRQFKQAYGVTPGAYRSACLQG, from the coding sequence ATGAGCCGGCCCCTGCGCGAACAGACCCACCTTTGGCAAGCGCCCGCGCTGGGCGATGTCGAGATGCTGCACGCGCGCTACTACCAGCAGCGCTTTGCCCCACACGTGCACGAAGGTTACGTGTTCACCGTGATCGAGTCCGGCGCCCAGCGCTTCTGGCACCGCGGCAGCGAGCACCTGGCCCCGCAAGGCAGCATGGTACTGATCAACCCCGATGAACTGCACACCGGTGCCACGGCCCACGAAGCCGGTTGGCGCTACCGTGGCCTCTACCCGGAGCAGGCCAGGGTCAGCGGCGTACTCGACGAACTGGAGCTGGGCCGCCATGGCATGCCCCACTTCAAGGCCAGCGTGATTCATGATCCGGCCTTGGCAGGCGCCTTCAGCCACCTGCACAGATTGTCCGAATCTGCAGCCAGCGCCCTGGAGCAGCAAACAGCCTGGCGCCAGGCAGTGCTGGCCCTGGTGCAGCGCCACGGACATTGCGCCGAACCCGCCACTCCCGGCAACGAACCCTTGGCCGTGGCCCGTGCCCGTGAGCTGTTGGAAAGCCGGCTTGCCGATCCGCCTTCGCTGGAGACGTTGGCGGCAGCGGTGAACCTGTCGCCCTTCCACTTTGCCCGGGTGTTTCGCCAGGCCACCGGCCTGCCGCCCCACGCTTGGCTAAAGCAGCGACGCCTGGCGCGGGCGAGGGAATTCCTGCGCAGCGGCCTGGCTGCCTGCGACGTCGCCTGTACCTTGGGTTTCACCGACCAGAGCCACCTCAGCCGCCAGTTCAAGCAGGCCTACGGCGTCACTCCAGGGGCTTACCGCAGCGCCTGCCTGCAGGGCTAG
- a CDS encoding AzlC family ABC transporter permease, with translation MTSHAPIARHAYLRGAIAILPLSLAVAPWGLLAGSMAIEANLSAWEGQGLSAIVFAGAAQLVAIGMLKGGANLVSILLTTLLLTSQHLLYGLSMRPLLSKQPLRWRLGLGFLLTDEFFALASQHDQQQFNRWYALGVGLTFYVAWNLFTFAGIVLGKSIPHLDQLGLDFSIVATFVALIAPLVRNLATVVCVAVSLFCSVLFSHWHWETALVAAGLLGMSAGFICQKFSGVRQ, from the coding sequence ATGACCAGCCATGCCCCTATCGCCCGCCACGCCTATCTGCGTGGCGCCATTGCCATCCTGCCACTCTCGCTCGCCGTTGCGCCCTGGGGCCTGCTTGCCGGTTCCATGGCCATAGAGGCCAACCTCAGCGCGTGGGAGGGCCAGGGCCTCTCGGCCATCGTCTTCGCCGGCGCGGCGCAACTGGTGGCCATCGGCATGCTCAAGGGCGGCGCCAACCTGGTGTCGATCCTGCTGACCACCCTGCTACTGACCTCCCAGCATCTGCTCTACGGCCTGTCCATGCGTCCCCTGCTGTCCAAACAGCCGCTGCGCTGGCGCCTGGGCCTGGGCTTTCTGCTGACCGACGAATTTTTCGCCCTGGCCAGCCAGCACGACCAGCAGCAGTTCAACCGCTGGTACGCCCTGGGCGTGGGCCTGACCTTCTACGTGGCCTGGAACCTGTTCACCTTTGCCGGCATCGTCCTCGGCAAGAGCATCCCGCACCTGGATCAGCTAGGTCTGGACTTCTCCATCGTCGCCACCTTCGTGGCGCTGATCGCGCCGTTGGTGCGCAACCTGGCCACCGTAGTGTGCGTGGCGGTGTCGCTGTTCTGCTCGGTGCTGTTCAGCCACTGGCACTGGGAAACCGCCCTGGTAGCCGCCGGTCTGCTGGGTATGAGCGCAGGCTTCATCTGCCAAAAATTCTCGGGGGTTCGCCAATGA
- a CDS encoding AzlD domain-containing protein — MTWLLIFAMGAVVFLNRYAFLEPRLPLRLSSNARQFLGFAVPGMLTAICGPIIFLPDHQLDLSPLNPYLLGAVAAVALVLLTRSVLLSMLLSMLIFFLLRSWLA, encoded by the coding sequence ATGACCTGGCTGCTGATCTTCGCCATGGGCGCGGTGGTATTCCTCAACCGCTATGCCTTCCTCGAGCCGCGTCTACCGCTGCGCCTGAGCTCCAATGCGCGGCAGTTCCTGGGTTTTGCCGTGCCGGGCATGCTCACGGCAATCTGTGGCCCGATCATCTTCCTGCCCGACCATCAACTGGACCTGAGCCCGCTCAACCCCTATCTATTGGGTGCAGTGGCAGCCGTGGCGCTGGTACTGTTGACCCGCAGCGTATTGCTGAGCATGCTGCTGAGCATGTTGATCTTCTTCCTGCTGCGCAGTTGGCTGGCATGA
- a CDS encoding LysR family transcriptional regulator: MDSLSGFVVFNRVAETRSFVAAGQSLGISASAVGKRVARLESRLGVRLFHRSTRSITLTAEGMLFLERSRRILAEIEATEQELSQASETPSGRLRISLPQVTGLVMPALADFMALYPQIELDLEFTDRMVDIVGEGFDVVMRGGQPQDSRLKAKFLGHFQHCLVASPAYLEERGTPLHPRDLAGHTCLHYRFPSNGKLETWPLRQDHPEQAYDIPISMVCNHVETRICFAINNRGITCLPNFAVRRELTAGTLVSVLDEFIERRGSFYLLWPSGRQVPPKLRVFIDFMLERVFADRPVSHTGS; this comes from the coding sequence ATGGACAGCCTAAGTGGCTTCGTGGTGTTCAACCGGGTAGCCGAAACCCGCAGCTTCGTCGCCGCCGGCCAGTCGCTGGGCATCAGCGCATCGGCCGTTGGCAAGCGTGTGGCGCGGCTGGAAAGCCGTCTGGGGGTGCGCCTGTTCCACCGCAGTACGCGCAGCATCACCCTGACTGCCGAAGGCATGCTGTTTCTCGAACGCAGCCGGCGCATCCTGGCGGAGATCGAAGCCACCGAGCAGGAGCTGTCCCAGGCCAGCGAAACGCCCAGTGGGCGCTTGCGCATCAGCCTGCCCCAAGTGACCGGCCTGGTGATGCCGGCGCTGGCAGACTTCATGGCGCTGTACCCACAAATCGAACTGGACCTGGAGTTCACCGACCGCATGGTCGATATCGTCGGTGAGGGCTTCGATGTGGTGATGCGCGGCGGCCAGCCCCAGGATTCGCGGCTCAAAGCCAAGTTCCTCGGCCACTTCCAGCACTGTCTGGTGGCGTCGCCCGCCTACCTGGAAGAACGCGGCACACCCCTGCACCCGCGTGATCTGGCCGGACACACCTGCCTGCACTACCGGTTTCCCAGCAATGGCAAACTGGAAACCTGGCCATTGCGCCAGGACCACCCCGAGCAGGCCTATGACATCCCCATCTCGATGGTCTGCAACCACGTCGAGACGCGTATCTGCTTCGCCATCAACAACCGCGGCATCACCTGCCTGCCCAACTTCGCCGTGCGCCGCGAGCTGACCGCCGGCACGCTGGTCAGCGTGCTCGACGAGTTCATCGAGCGGCGCGGCAGCTTCTATCTGCTATGGCCTTCGGGCCGCCAGGTACCGCCGAAACTCCGGGTGTTCATCGATTTCATGCTCGAACGGGTTTTCGCCGATCGCCCGGTCAGTCATACAGGTAGTTGA
- a CDS encoding SCO family protein: MNDLFTRRAVVAGMGVLGLGLLAGCSPARGLEFKYGKNMSNEILGRKFRLKDTQGNERTLSSFYGSMPMIFFGFTQCPAVCPTTLARAVQIKNLLRGRDRDLFQVVFITLDPERDTPEVLDAYLKAFDPSFTALTGTPEEIAEVAKEFKVFYEKVPAGDTYTISHSSTSYVYDTRGTLRLSLGHSLNAKECAEDLVTLMEIC, translated from the coding sequence ATGAATGATCTGTTTACCCGGCGCGCAGTTGTCGCCGGGATGGGCGTTCTCGGGCTTGGCTTGCTGGCGGGCTGCAGCCCGGCGCGTGGGCTCGAGTTCAAGTACGGCAAGAACATGAGCAACGAGATCCTCGGGCGCAAGTTCCGCCTCAAGGATACCCAGGGCAACGAGCGCACCCTGTCGAGCTTCTACGGCTCGATGCCGATGATCTTCTTCGGTTTCACCCAGTGTCCGGCGGTCTGTCCGACCACGCTGGCGCGTGCGGTGCAGATCAAGAATCTGCTCAGGGGTCGTGACCGCGATCTGTTCCAGGTGGTGTTCATCACCCTGGACCCGGAACGCGATACGCCCGAGGTGCTCGACGCCTATCTCAAGGCCTTCGACCCGTCGTTCACCGCCCTGACCGGCACCCCGGAGGAAATCGCCGAGGTGGCCAAGGAATTCAAGGTGTTCTACGAGAAGGTGCCGGCTGGCGACACCTATACCATTTCTCACTCATCCACCAGCTACGTCTACGATACACGTGGCACGCTGCGCCTGAGCCTGGGCCACTCCCTGAACGCCAAGGAATGCGCTGAAGACCTGGTCACCCTGATGGAGATTTGCTAA
- a CDS encoding LysE family translocator, which translates to MNTALTATYALTVLLLIATPGPVVALIVNTAAASGSRKAMFTAVGTNWASLVLIGAAAWIIMTSAAIDKAWLSGMSLLGCLFIGYIAVGTLKDALQTPVAEAPDALPRAVRGGGLWQGFMVGISNPKDIIFFIAFFPQFIQITESFGKSMVVLSLLWVAIDFAVLSLYIFAIGKIASQRSNRFISLASGVALLLIAVGGLAYNLKELAG; encoded by the coding sequence GTGAATACCGCACTGACCGCTACCTACGCCCTGACCGTCCTGCTGCTGATCGCCACCCCTGGCCCGGTCGTGGCCCTGATCGTCAACACCGCCGCCGCCTCCGGATCGCGCAAGGCCATGTTCACCGCCGTCGGCACCAACTGGGCCTCGCTGGTGCTGATTGGCGCCGCGGCCTGGATCATCATGACCAGCGCCGCCATCGACAAGGCCTGGCTCAGCGGCATGAGCCTGCTGGGCTGCCTGTTCATCGGCTACATCGCCGTCGGCACCCTCAAAGATGCCCTGCAGACACCGGTTGCCGAGGCCCCCGACGCCCTCCCCCGAGCGGTGCGCGGCGGCGGCCTGTGGCAGGGTTTCATGGTGGGCATCTCCAACCCCAAGGACATCATTTTCTTCATTGCCTTCTTCCCGCAGTTCATCCAGATCACCGAGTCGTTCGGCAAGAGCATGGTGGTGCTTTCACTGCTGTGGGTTGCCATCGACTTTGCCGTGCTCAGCCTCTACATCTTCGCCATCGGCAAGATCGCCTCGCAGCGCAGCAACCGCTTCATTTCCCTGGCCTCGGGGGTCGCGCTGTTGCTGATCGCCGTGGGTGGGCTGGCCTACAACCTCAAGGAGCTGGCGGGCTGA
- a CDS encoding LysR substrate-binding domain-containing protein → MSERIQALHALRAFEVASRYGSFTRAAEELALTQGAVSHHIKTLESMFGCDLFERRGPKLRLTDHGRLLAQELKVGFKIIENACALLRQDRYALRLKAPSTLTVRWLLRALDGFKKLDDNCSVQLSSVWMDIDSVDFYSEPYDCAILLGNGRFAADVESFKLFDEWLIPVCHPGYMTQAAPELADLRHCEFLHPSPDRRDWRRWLARMDALDISIDKGQVFDTLDQGISAAQQGLGISVVDLALASADLAAGSLVTPFKHAVATGDGYYMTWLKSSPKARQMLKLRDYLVSQVPPLSYKDINYLYD, encoded by the coding sequence ATGTCGGAACGGATTCAGGCTTTGCATGCCTTGCGCGCCTTCGAGGTCGCGTCGCGCTACGGCTCGTTCACCCGTGCGGCGGAAGAGCTTGCGCTGACCCAGGGGGCGGTCAGCCACCACATCAAGACCCTCGAGTCGATGTTCGGTTGCGACCTGTTCGAGCGCCGTGGCCCCAAGCTGCGCCTGACCGACCACGGCCGCTTGCTGGCCCAGGAGCTGAAGGTCGGATTCAAGATCATCGAGAACGCCTGTGCATTGCTGCGCCAGGACCGCTACGCCTTGCGCCTGAAGGCGCCTTCGACCTTGACCGTGCGCTGGTTGCTACGGGCCCTGGACGGCTTCAAGAAACTTGACGACAACTGCAGTGTGCAGCTGTCCAGCGTTTGGATGGACATCGACTCGGTGGACTTCTACTCCGAGCCGTACGACTGCGCGATCCTGCTGGGCAACGGGCGGTTCGCTGCAGACGTCGAGAGCTTCAAGCTATTCGACGAGTGGCTGATACCGGTGTGCCATCCAGGCTACATGACCCAGGCTGCGCCCGAATTGGCCGACCTGCGCCACTGCGAATTCCTCCACCCCTCGCCGGACCGGCGTGACTGGCGGCGCTGGCTGGCGCGCATGGACGCGCTGGACATCAGCATCGACAAGGGCCAGGTGTTCGACACCCTCGACCAGGGCATTTCAGCGGCGCAGCAGGGTCTGGGCATCTCGGTGGTCGACCTGGCGCTGGCCAGCGCGGACCTCGCGGCAGGCAGCCTGGTCACGCCGTTCAAGCACGCGGTGGCGACTGGCGATGGGTATTACATGACCTGGCTCAAGTCCAGTCCCAAGGCGCGGCAAATGCTCAAGTTGCGTGACTACCTGGTCAGCCAGGTGCCGCCGCTGTCATACAAGGACATCAACTACCTGTATGACTGA
- a CDS encoding acyltransferase family protein, whose product MLYSLQALRAFAAWVVVCHHFMQIFFDFHATGPIGQLFSDRGAVGVDIFFVISGLVIYLSTRDKDIEPRQFLLNRALRIVPAYWFYTLVMAALILAFSRWMPHQVYDGQHLLLSLLFIPAENPGGYGLYPTLNVGWTLNFEMFFYLLFGLAFLVRQRHHLLLVTAALLLASEVLGRMGVLSHFYNNGIIYEFLLGIGLGVLYRRGLVREGRVLPLLVLAAAGYAIYHLDASVRLLHWGVPSALIVLAFLSLEPWFSGNRVLKALGDCSYSVYLIHVLVLYAGWFASQRLGLNPYLVFALCVPSIGLMSWVSYQWLERGLYRRMQAWLARPREQTGDYVLSRVKY is encoded by the coding sequence ATGCTGTATTCGCTTCAGGCACTGCGGGCGTTCGCCGCCTGGGTGGTGGTCTGCCACCACTTCATGCAGATCTTCTTCGACTTCCACGCCACCGGCCCCATCGGCCAACTGTTCAGCGACCGAGGCGCCGTGGGCGTCGACATCTTCTTCGTCATCAGCGGCCTGGTGATCTATCTGTCGACCCGTGACAAAGACATCGAGCCGCGCCAGTTCCTGCTCAACCGCGCCCTGCGTATCGTGCCCGCCTATTGGTTCTATACCCTGGTGATGGCGGCGTTGATCCTGGCGTTCAGCCGCTGGATGCCGCACCAGGTGTACGACGGCCAGCACCTGCTGCTGTCGTTGTTGTTCATCCCGGCGGAAAACCCCGGCGGCTATGGTTTGTACCCCACGCTCAACGTCGGCTGGACGCTCAACTTCGAGATGTTCTTCTACCTGTTGTTCGGCCTGGCGTTCCTGGTTCGCCAACGTCACCACCTGCTGCTGGTCACGGCGGCATTGCTGCTGGCCAGCGAAGTGCTTGGCCGAATGGGTGTGCTCAGCCACTTCTACAACAACGGCATCATCTACGAGTTCCTGCTCGGTATCGGCCTGGGCGTGCTGTATAGGCGCGGGCTGGTGCGTGAAGGGCGAGTGTTGCCGCTGCTGGTATTGGCGGCGGCAGGTTATGCCATCTACCACCTGGACGCCTCCGTGCGGCTGCTGCACTGGGGAGTGCCCAGCGCGTTGATCGTGCTGGCGTTCCTGTCGCTCGAACCTTGGTTCAGTGGCAACCGGGTGCTCAAGGCGCTGGGCGACTGCTCGTACTCGGTGTACCTGATCCACGTGCTGGTGCTGTACGCGGGCTGGTTCGCCAGCCAGCGGCTGGGCCTGAACCCGTACCTGGTGTTCGCCTTGTGCGTGCCGTCCATTGGACTAATGTCCTGGGTCAGCTACCAGTGGCTCGAACGCGGGTTGTACCGGCGGATGCAGGCCTGGCTGGCGCGGCCACGGGAGCAAACCGGGGATTACGTGCTTTCCCGAGTCAAATACTAG
- a CDS encoding sel1 repeat family protein, giving the protein MSRIRLIGSFLLTLAPFSAHAVEVHIDPHADLLYRQALPLLEQADAQDDTPSPLRTAVDADPELTRQGQAMARTLPTAVALLKKSVALGHPVAQYRLALYYMTYLPAAQIPDAACPLLESSLKQGFAPPATAIATWCPPYNASPAYRSDLEAVPSMATLYAPYYPQPATRLACSRSQPQGLEMQWGRQRDYQAEVYRLLGDLDPSQRQTLLQKAVDINGCAAAQQRLTSYR; this is encoded by the coding sequence GTGAGCCGTATCCGTCTCATCGGTTCGTTTCTGCTGACCCTGGCCCCTTTCAGTGCCCATGCAGTGGAAGTGCACATAGACCCCCATGCCGACCTGCTGTACCGCCAGGCGCTGCCGTTACTCGAACAGGCCGACGCTCAGGACGACACGCCAAGCCCACTGCGTACCGCAGTCGACGCCGACCCGGAACTCACCCGTCAGGGTCAGGCCATGGCCCGTACCCTGCCCACCGCCGTAGCGCTGTTGAAGAAATCCGTGGCCCTGGGCCACCCAGTGGCGCAGTACCGGTTGGCGCTGTACTACATGACCTACCTGCCTGCCGCGCAAATTCCCGATGCCGCCTGCCCGCTGCTGGAGTCGAGCCTGAAGCAGGGCTTCGCACCACCTGCCACGGCCATCGCCACCTGGTGTCCCCCCTACAATGCCAGCCCGGCCTATCGCAGCGACCTCGAGGCGGTGCCGAGCATGGCCACGCTGTACGCGCCCTACTATCCGCAACCGGCCACGCGCCTGGCCTGCAGCCGCAGCCAGCCACAGGGGCTGGAGATGCAGTGGGGGCGCCAACGCGACTACCAGGCCGAGGTCTACCGCCTGCTCGGCGATCTCGATCCGTCGCAACGCCAGACACTGCTGCAGAAGGCCGTGGACATCAACGGCTGCGCGGCAGCCCAGCAACGGCTTACCAGCTACCGCTGA